One genomic window of Mus caroli chromosome 12, CAROLI_EIJ_v1.1, whole genome shotgun sequence includes the following:
- the Serpina6 gene encoding corticosteroid-binding globulin isoform X2, with amino-acid sequence MSPALYTCLFWLCTSGLWTTQAITDEDSSSHRDLAPTNVDFAFNLYKRLVALNSDKNTLISPVSISMALAMLSLSTRGSTQFLQNLGFNISEKSEVKIHQGFRYLNSLLQQSDTGLEMNMGNVMFLLQNLKLKDSFLADTKHYYESEALTIHSKDLTKASEQINSHVKNKTRGKIEHVVSDLDSSATLILVNYIFLKGIWKLPFSPENTREEDFYVNETSTVKVPMMVQSGNISYFRDSAIPCQMVQMNYVGNGTTFIILPDQGQMDTVIAALNRDTIDRWGKLVVPRQMNLYIPKFSMSDTYDLQDVLADVGIKDLFTNQSDFADTTKDTPLTLTVLHKAMLQLDEGNVLPVATNGTPVHLPSESFTLKYNRPFIFLAFDKFTWSSLMMSQVMNPA; translated from the exons ATGTCGCCCGCCCTGTATACCTGTCTCTTCTGGCTCTGCACCAGTGGCCTCTGGACCACCCAGGCCATCACTGATGAGGATTCAAGTTCTCACCGAGACCTGGCTCCCACCAATGTTGACTTTGCCTTCAACTTGTACAAACGCCTGGTGGCCCTGAATTCCGACAAGAATACCTTAATCTCCCCAGTGAGCATCTCCATGGCCCTGGCCATGCTGTCCCTAAGCACCAGGGGCTCCACCCAGTTTCTCCAGAACCTGGGCTTCAACATCTCAGAGAAATCTGAAGTTAAGATCCACCAGGGTTTCCGGTACCTCAATTCTCTTCTCCAGCAGTCTGACACTGGCTTGGAGATGAACATGGGCAATGTCATGTTCCTCCTCCAGAACCTGAAGCTGAAAGACTCATTCTTAGCAGACACTAAACACTATTATGAGTCAGAGGCCTTGACCATCCATTCCAAGGACTTGACTAAAGCCAGTGAACAGATCAACAGTCATGTCAAGAATAAGACACGGGGGAAAATTGAGCATGTGGTCTCAGACCTGGATAGTTCAGCCACCCTCATCCTGGTCAACTACATCTTCCTCAAAG GAATATGGAAACTTCCCTTCAGCCCAGAAAATACTAGAGAGGAGGACTTCTATGTGAATGAGACAAGCACAGTGAAGGTGCCCATGATGGTCCAGTCAGGCAACATTAGTTACTTCCGTGATTCGGCGATCCCCTGCCAGATGGTACAGATGAATTATGTAGGAAATGGAACTACATTCATCATTCTTCCAGACCAGGGCCAGATGGACACTGTCATCGCTGCACTTAATCGGGACACAATTGATAGGTGGGGCAAGCTTGTGGTTCCAAG GCAGATGAACCTGTACATCCCCAAATTCTCCATGTCTGATACCTATGACCTTCAAGATGTGCTGGCAGATGTGGGCATTAAGGATTTGTTCACCAATCAATCTGATTTCGCAGACACCACCAAAGACACTCCCTTGACATTAACG GTACTCCACAAGGCCATGCTGCAACTGGATGAAGGGAATGTGCTGCCTGTTGCCACCAATGGCACTCCTGTACACCTGCCCTCCGAATCATTCACCCTCAAGTACAACAGGCCCTTCATCTTCCTGGCCTTTGACAAGTTCACATGGAGCAGCCTGATGATGAGCCAAGTCATGAATCCAGCCTAA
- the Serpina6 gene encoding corticosteroid-binding globulin isoform X1, with amino-acid sequence MKTWSTKTMSPALYTCLFWLCTSGLWTTQAITDEDSSSHRDLAPTNVDFAFNLYKRLVALNSDKNTLISPVSISMALAMLSLSTRGSTQFLQNLGFNISEKSEVKIHQGFRYLNSLLQQSDTGLEMNMGNVMFLLQNLKLKDSFLADTKHYYESEALTIHSKDLTKASEQINSHVKNKTRGKIEHVVSDLDSSATLILVNYIFLKGIWKLPFSPENTREEDFYVNETSTVKVPMMVQSGNISYFRDSAIPCQMVQMNYVGNGTTFIILPDQGQMDTVIAALNRDTIDRWGKLVVPRQMNLYIPKFSMSDTYDLQDVLADVGIKDLFTNQSDFADTTKDTPLTLTVLHKAMLQLDEGNVLPVATNGTPVHLPSESFTLKYNRPFIFLAFDKFTWSSLMMSQVMNPA; translated from the exons ATGAA GACCTGGTCAACCAAAACAATGTCGCCCGCCCTGTATACCTGTCTCTTCTGGCTCTGCACCAGTGGCCTCTGGACCACCCAGGCCATCACTGATGAGGATTCAAGTTCTCACCGAGACCTGGCTCCCACCAATGTTGACTTTGCCTTCAACTTGTACAAACGCCTGGTGGCCCTGAATTCCGACAAGAATACCTTAATCTCCCCAGTGAGCATCTCCATGGCCCTGGCCATGCTGTCCCTAAGCACCAGGGGCTCCACCCAGTTTCTCCAGAACCTGGGCTTCAACATCTCAGAGAAATCTGAAGTTAAGATCCACCAGGGTTTCCGGTACCTCAATTCTCTTCTCCAGCAGTCTGACACTGGCTTGGAGATGAACATGGGCAATGTCATGTTCCTCCTCCAGAACCTGAAGCTGAAAGACTCATTCTTAGCAGACACTAAACACTATTATGAGTCAGAGGCCTTGACCATCCATTCCAAGGACTTGACTAAAGCCAGTGAACAGATCAACAGTCATGTCAAGAATAAGACACGGGGGAAAATTGAGCATGTGGTCTCAGACCTGGATAGTTCAGCCACCCTCATCCTGGTCAACTACATCTTCCTCAAAG GAATATGGAAACTTCCCTTCAGCCCAGAAAATACTAGAGAGGAGGACTTCTATGTGAATGAGACAAGCACAGTGAAGGTGCCCATGATGGTCCAGTCAGGCAACATTAGTTACTTCCGTGATTCGGCGATCCCCTGCCAGATGGTACAGATGAATTATGTAGGAAATGGAACTACATTCATCATTCTTCCAGACCAGGGCCAGATGGACACTGTCATCGCTGCACTTAATCGGGACACAATTGATAGGTGGGGCAAGCTTGTGGTTCCAAG GCAGATGAACCTGTACATCCCCAAATTCTCCATGTCTGATACCTATGACCTTCAAGATGTGCTGGCAGATGTGGGCATTAAGGATTTGTTCACCAATCAATCTGATTTCGCAGACACCACCAAAGACACTCCCTTGACATTAACG GTACTCCACAAGGCCATGCTGCAACTGGATGAAGGGAATGTGCTGCCTGTTGCCACCAATGGCACTCCTGTACACCTGCCCTCCGAATCATTCACCCTCAAGTACAACAGGCCCTTCATCTTCCTGGCCTTTGACAAGTTCACATGGAGCAGCCTGATGATGAGCCAAGTCATGAATCCAGCCTAA
- the Serpina6 gene encoding corticosteroid-binding globulin isoform X3: MTWSTKTMSPALYTCLFWLCTSGLWTTQAITDEDSSSHRDLAPTNVDFAFNLYKRLVALNSDKNTLISPVSISMALAMLSLSTRGSTQFLQNLGFNISEKSEVKIHQGFRYLNSLLQQSDTGLEMNMGNVMFLLQNLKLKDSFLADTKHYYESEALTIHSKDLTKASEQINSHVKNKTRGKIEHVVSDLDSSATLILVNYIFLKGIWKLPFSPENTREEDFYVNETSTVKVPMMVQSGNISYFRDSAIPCQMVQMNYVGNGTTFIILPDQGQMDTVIAALNRDTIDRWGKLVVPRQMNLYIPKFSMSDTYDLQDVLADVGIKDLFTNQSDFADTTKDTPLTLTVLHKAMLQLDEGNVLPVATNGTPVHLPSESFTLKYNRPFIFLAFDKFTWSSLMMSQVMNPA; this comes from the exons AT GACCTGGTCAACCAAAACAATGTCGCCCGCCCTGTATACCTGTCTCTTCTGGCTCTGCACCAGTGGCCTCTGGACCACCCAGGCCATCACTGATGAGGATTCAAGTTCTCACCGAGACCTGGCTCCCACCAATGTTGACTTTGCCTTCAACTTGTACAAACGCCTGGTGGCCCTGAATTCCGACAAGAATACCTTAATCTCCCCAGTGAGCATCTCCATGGCCCTGGCCATGCTGTCCCTAAGCACCAGGGGCTCCACCCAGTTTCTCCAGAACCTGGGCTTCAACATCTCAGAGAAATCTGAAGTTAAGATCCACCAGGGTTTCCGGTACCTCAATTCTCTTCTCCAGCAGTCTGACACTGGCTTGGAGATGAACATGGGCAATGTCATGTTCCTCCTCCAGAACCTGAAGCTGAAAGACTCATTCTTAGCAGACACTAAACACTATTATGAGTCAGAGGCCTTGACCATCCATTCCAAGGACTTGACTAAAGCCAGTGAACAGATCAACAGTCATGTCAAGAATAAGACACGGGGGAAAATTGAGCATGTGGTCTCAGACCTGGATAGTTCAGCCACCCTCATCCTGGTCAACTACATCTTCCTCAAAG GAATATGGAAACTTCCCTTCAGCCCAGAAAATACTAGAGAGGAGGACTTCTATGTGAATGAGACAAGCACAGTGAAGGTGCCCATGATGGTCCAGTCAGGCAACATTAGTTACTTCCGTGATTCGGCGATCCCCTGCCAGATGGTACAGATGAATTATGTAGGAAATGGAACTACATTCATCATTCTTCCAGACCAGGGCCAGATGGACACTGTCATCGCTGCACTTAATCGGGACACAATTGATAGGTGGGGCAAGCTTGTGGTTCCAAG GCAGATGAACCTGTACATCCCCAAATTCTCCATGTCTGATACCTATGACCTTCAAGATGTGCTGGCAGATGTGGGCATTAAGGATTTGTTCACCAATCAATCTGATTTCGCAGACACCACCAAAGACACTCCCTTGACATTAACG GTACTCCACAAGGCCATGCTGCAACTGGATGAAGGGAATGTGCTGCCTGTTGCCACCAATGGCACTCCTGTACACCTGCCCTCCGAATCATTCACCCTCAAGTACAACAGGCCCTTCATCTTCCTGGCCTTTGACAAGTTCACATGGAGCAGCCTGATGATGAGCCAAGTCATGAATCCAGCCTAA